A window of Deltaproteobacteria bacterium genomic DNA:
CCACCATCGTGCGGATCGCGTCCGCCACGGAGGAGGGGTCGGTGCACCGCCGCATCGACTCGACCATAGGGAGCACGCGCTGGTCCAGCAGCAGCAGGGCGTCCCCCTCCCACGCCATGGTCCGGAACGCTCCGCTCAAGGACGCGCCTCCCGCGCGTGGAACCGCTCCACCTGCCGGAGCACCCGGTCCCGGATCGCCCGGGGAGGCAAAGGAGGCTCCACCGGACGTCCGGCGCACAGCGCGGGCCGCAGGAGCGCTTCCAGGGCTCCGCCGCAGGAGCAATGCCCCGGCGGGTCCGCGGCGGGGCGGACCGTCCGGGCGCCGCACGCTTCGCACGCGTCCACCTGCTTGCGGCCGGATCGTTTCCCCCGCTTCGCGAACGGGACGCCCTCCACTTCCACGATGTCGAGC
This region includes:
- a CDS encoding nicotinate phosphoribosyltransferase (catalyzes the formation of 5-phospho-alpha-D-ribose 1-diphosphate and nicotinate from nicotinate D-ribonucleotide and diphosphate), giving the protein ASGGLGEEEVRALRDVADGFGVGTSLSNAPTIDYALDIVEVEGVPFAKRGKRSGRKQVDACEACGARTVRPAADPPGHCSCGGALEALLRPALCAGRPVEPPLPPRAIRDRVLRQVERFHAREARP